The Candoia aspera isolate rCanAsp1 chromosome 6, rCanAsp1.hap2, whole genome shotgun sequence genome has a segment encoding these proteins:
- the SLC2A2 gene encoding solute carrier family 2, facilitated glucose transporter member 2, producing MDPLKRTTRVAMKPKQRLLKDVTGTLFFAVFTAVLGFFQYGYCIGVINAPQQVIMIHYAMVLDIPSTKDETGALVLDEVLKDPTIMMLWSLSVSMFAVGGMISSFTVGWIGEKMPRVRAMLLVNVLAVSGNIFFAVAKLGPSHILIIIGRFLTGLHGGLSSGLAPLYIGEIAPVALRGALGSLNQLAVVIGILISQVLGLDVLLGKESIWPLLLCLSGCAAVLQIFLLLICPESPRYMYIKCGDVEGAQKSLKRLRGENYDSTKEIEEMEKEKEEALKEKSVSIWQLVTTATYRQPFLVAIGVHIAQQLSGINAIFYYSTDIFTKAHVRKPIYATIGVGFVNTVFTVVAVFLVEKAGRRSLFIAGLLGMMLCTATMTVGLVLQPQHKWMSYVSLASVFLFVSFFEIGPGPIPWFIVAELFSQGPRPAAVSIASFSNWFTNFCIGMFFPYMAELCGPYVFLIFSGLLAFFVLFVYFKVPETKGKSFEEIAEGFRHRSKKDTGRPTEMEYLGANQEA from the exons ATGGATCCACTGAAAAGAACCACGAGGGTGGCGATGAAACCTAAGCAGCGGTTACTGAAG GACGTCACTGGTACTTTGTTTTTTGCCGTCTTTACTGCAGTGCTGGGTTTTTTCCAGTATGGCTACTGTATTGGAGTCATCAATGCTCCACAACAG GTCATCATGATCCACTACGCAATGGTCCTGGACATTCCAAGTACTAAAGATGAGACTGGTGCTCTTGTGCTTGATGAAGTATTGAAAGATCCAACAATCATGATGCTCTGGTCCTTGTCTGTGTCTATGTTTGCTGTTGGAGGAATGATTTCCTCCTTCACTGTTGGCTGGATTGGAGAAAAGATGCCAAG AGTGAGAGCCATGCTACTAGTGAATGTCCTTGCAGTGTCTGGGAATATATTTTTTGCAGTGGCAAAACTTGGTCCTTCCCACATCCTGATAATTATCGGAAGATTCTTGACAGGCTTGCATGGTG GACTCTCATCTGGACTTGCTCCATTGTATATTGGAGAAATAGCCCCTGTTGCTCTCCGTGGAGCTCTGGGCTCCCTGAATCAGCTGGCTGTCGTTATAGGGATTCTCATCAGTCAG GTTCTTGGATTGGATGTCTTGCTGGGCAAGGAGAGCATCTGGCCATTGCTTCTGTGCCTGTCAGGTTGTGCAGCGGTTTTACAGATTTTTCTGCTCCTAATTTGTCCAGAGAGTCCTAGATACATGTACATAAAATGTGGAGACGTTGAAGGAGCCCAAAAAA GTTTAAAAAGGCTGAGAGGAGAAAACTATGATTCCACCAAAGAAATTGaggagatggagaaagaaaaagaagaagcattgaaagaaaaatctgtctccatttggcagctggtcacCACCGCAACCTACCGCCAGCCATTCCTGGTGGCCATAGGAGTTCATATTGCTCAGCAGCTTTCTGGGATTAATGCT ATCTTCTACTACTCTACTGATATTTTTACCAAAGCTCATGTGCGCAAGCCTATTTATGCAACCATAGGAGTGGGCTTTGTGAACACTGTGTTCACTGTTGTTGCT GTTTTCCTGGTGGAGAAAGCAGGGAGACGGTCCCTCTTTATAGCTGGTCTGTTAGGCATGATGCTGTGTACCGCAACAATGACTGTTGGTCTCGTGCTTCAG cCCCAGCATAAGTGGATGAGCTACGTCAGCTTGGCTTCTGTCTTcctctttgtgtctttttttgaAATTGGGCCAGGACCGATTCCCTGGTTCATTGTTGCAGAGTTATTCAGCCAAGGTCCTCGCCCAGCAGCTGTTTCAATAGCTAGTTTTTCCAACTGGTTCACCAATTTCTGCATTGGAATGTTCTTCCCATACATGGCT GAACTATGTGGCCCCTACGTCTTTCTGATCTTTTCTGGCCTCCTcgccttttttgttttattcgTTTACTTTAAAGTGCCAGAAACCAAAGGCAAGTCCTTTGAGGAAATTGCAGAAGGGTTCCGCCACCGGAGCAAGAAAGATACTGGGAGACCTACTGAAATGGAGTATCTGGGAGCCAACCAAGAGGCTTAG